Within the Ochrobactrum sp. Marseille-Q0166 genome, the region TCAAGCACAAGTGCAGCTTTTACACCAGTAAGCCCAGCACCCTTTCGCAATATATTACTAATACTTAGCTTCTTATCCTGACGCGAAAGATCAAGTGTCAATCGTTCAAGCGTACGGCCTGGCGCAAGATCAAGAACGAGGTTGTTATGGCCATTACGTTCAAGGTCATCACGTAAGGCAGCCGAATGCGCATAAATAAGACCGCCTTCTACGCCGCCACGCGTGATCACGAATTCGCCCTGTGTTACGCCAGCCTTGCTGGAGATCGTAACCGACTTGACCGGTTCTCCCGCGAAGCGTTCTGCAAAGAAGTTGCTCCACCTGACATCAAAACCGCAATTGGCTGGTCGCATGGGAGCAACCTGAATACCCTGCTCGATAAAAGGTTCGAGCCATCCCCCGTTGGAGCCGAGCTTGGGCCAGCTTGCACCACCAAACGCGAACAATGCTGCATCGCAGGATATAGGCTCGATACCCGCCGGTGATTCAATGAGTGGCTTTCCAGACTGGAACCCGATCCATTTATGACGGGTTAGTATTCTGACACCCTGCGTTTCCAGCTTTCGCACCCATCCGCGAAGAAGCGGTGATGCTTTCATGGCCTTGGGGAAAACCCGACCCGATGAGCCTACAAAGGTTTCAGCGCCGAGCGCAT harbors:
- a CDS encoding TIGR03862 family flavoprotein, which encodes MRERVIAIFGGGPAGLFSAEILSELGYTVKVYEQMPTVGRKFLLAGKSGLNITHSENFSQFAERYGESNKRLRSALQQFTPQNLRDWADALGAETFVGSSGRVFPKAMKASPLLRGWVRKLETQGVRILTRHKWIGFQSGKPLIESPAGIEPISCDAALFAFGGASWPKLGSNGGWLEPFIEQGIQVAPMRPANCGFDVRWSNFFAERFAGEPVKSVTISSKAGVTQGEFVITRGGVEGGLIYAHSAALRDDLERNGHNNLVLDLAPGRTLERLTLDLSRQDKKLSISNILRKGAGLTGVKAALVLEFQREKDPAKLAQTIKALEVPLLRPRPIEEAISSAGGIEWSEIDEHYMLTKLPGMFVAGEMIDWEAPTGGYLLTACFATAKAAAEGMDHWLSRSS